Sequence from the Brevundimonas sp. SGAir0440 genome:
CCCCGCCCGACGACCCGCTGCCCAGAATGACGACTTCGAAACTCATGCAGGTCTGGGTATCCGGTCAAAGAGGCCGAAGAAGGCCTCGGTCGTGATCCGATCCGCCTCTTCGGCGCTCCAGCCGCGGATCTGGGCCAGCTTGTCCAGCACATGACCAATGTAGGCCGGCTCGTTGCGCCGCCCCCGATGCGGAATGGGGGCCAGATAGGGGCAGTCGGTCTCGACGATGATCCGGTCGCCCGGCATATCGCGGATCACCGCCCGCACGTCCTCGGCCGCCTTGAAGGTCGCGATGCCGGAAACCGAAAACCAGGCGCCCATTTCCGCAGCGATTTTCGCCAGTTCCGCACCACTCGTATAGCAGTGCATCAACATCTTGAACGGCCCTGCGGCATATTCCTCGCGCAGGATCGACGCCATCACATCGTCCGCCTCACGCGTATGGATCACCAGCGGCAGACCGGTTTCGCGCGCCGCCGCCACATGCTGCCGGAACACCGCCGCCTGTACCTCGCGCGGGCTGAGGTCGTAGTGGAAATCCAGACCGCATTCGCCGATCCCGACCACTTTGGGCCGCTGGGCCAGTTCGATCAGGGTCGCCGCCGTCAAATCCGCCGCATCCTTGGCCTCGTGCGGATGGACCCCGACCGTGCACCAGATGTCCTCATTGGCCATGGCGATGCCGTGCGTCGCCTCAAAGGTCGTCAGCTTGTCGGAGATCTCCACCATCAGCCCGACGCCCGCCTCGCGCGCGCGCGCGATCACGGCGTCCCGGTCCTCGTCGAACTGCGGCGCGTGCAGGTTCACATGACTGTCGATCAGCATCAGCCCATCCGCTCCTGCTGGGCCTGGACCCGCTTCAGGTCCGCCAGCGCGCCGGCCAGCACATCGGCCTTATCCAGGTTCAGTCCCGCCGCCCGTTCCGGCAGCGGCTGCAGCCGCTCCCATAATTCAGCCCATCGATTGCCGGCCCCCGGCGCGCTCTGCAAGGCGCGCATCCGCACCGCCGCGATCAGCCGGTCCATCAGGGTCTCGAACCGCTCCTGTCCCTCGGCGCCGCGGAACCGGTCGGCGATGGCCAGGGCTTCGGCCCGGTCCACGTCGCCCTCGACCCATCGCCGCGCCAACTGGTCCATCTCGAACGTCGCGCCGGACGCCAGAGCCAGGGCTGCGCCCGGCGATCCGCCCGCCATGATCGCCGCATGTTCGGCGTCCTCACGCTCCGCGCCTGTCCGGTTGCGCACCAGGGTCTCCAGCCGATCCGGCGTCCAGATCGGAAAGCTCAGCCGTCGGCACCGCGACCGGATCGTCGCCAGCAACCGCCCCGGCGCATGGGTCACCAGAAACAACACGCCGCGCTCGGGCGGCTCCTCAAGAACCTTCAGCAAGGCGTTGGCGGCATTCAGATTCAAGTCATCCGCGGCATCAATGATCGCCACCCGAAACTGGGCTTGAGAAGGGCTCTTGGAAAAGAATTCCGGCAGTTCGCGCGACTGATCGACCGAGATCGACTTCTTCGTCTTGCCCCCTTCGACCAGGCGTTCCAGCACCAGCAGGTCCGGATGCGACTGGGCCGAGATCAGCCGGCTGACCGGATCACCGCGCCGCGCGCCCAGCGGCCCGGATGCCGGATCGGGCGTCGCGCCCAGCAACCGCCGCGCCGCGCGATAGGCGAAGGTGGCCTTGCCCGTCCCCTCGACCCCGCACAGCAGCCAGGCGTGGTGCAACCGCCCCCGTTCCCAGGCGTCCAGAAAAGCCGTCTCCGCCGCGGCATCAGGGATCAGGTCGAACCGGTCACGCGGGTGATCGCTCACAGCAGCCGGTCCTGAACCGCCTGCCAGACCCGCGCCTCGACCTCGTCCAGCGATCCGACGGCGTCGATCAGCACGCAACGCTGGGGATTGGCCTCGACGATCCTCAGAAAGCCCTCGCGCAGGCGCTGATGGAATTCCAGACCCTTGGATTCGAACCGCGTCTCGAACAGGCCGCGCCCGAACGCCCGCTCCAGGCCGACCTCGACCGGCAGGTCGAACACCAGGGTCAGGTCCGGCTGGTCGTTCCCGACCACGCCCGCGTCGATCTGTTCGATGAAGCTTTGCGCCACGCCGCCGCCTGCGCCTTGATAGGCGCGGCTGGAATCGGCGAACCGGTCGCACACCACCCAGTCTCCGGCCGCCAGCGCCGGGCGGATGGTCCGCTCCAGATGGTCCGAGCGCGAGGCGTACATCAGCAGGGTCTCGGTCATGGCCGACCACGGCTCGGCGTCCGTGGCCACCACCAGATTGCGGATCACCTCCGCGCCCTTGGACCCGCCCGGTTCGCGTGTGCGCACGACGTTGCGCTCGCCCAGCACCGTCTGCAGCCGCGCGACCAGCCGCCCGACCTGGGTCGATTTGCCGGCGCCCTCGCCGCCTTCGAAGCTTATGAATTGTCCACGGGTCACACGCCTTCATGGCGCGCCGACGCCGCCTGGCGCAAGCCCGCCCGCGCGATCAGCTGCCGGATATCAACAGGGCGCCCGCATAACCTCGCGCCACGACCGACTGACGCGCCGCCTCGGCGGCATTGGCGCTGTCCCACGGCCCCACCACCACATTGAACCGCCCCGCGCCCCGATCGGCCCGCACCCAGCCGCTCAGGCTGTCGGCGATTCGTCCGGCCTCGACCTGATCCGAGAAACTGCCCGCCTGGACCCAGAAGGTCGTCACCTCCGCAACCGCGACCGGCGCGGGGGCGATAACCGGCGCGCTGACGGGCGGGCCGGCCGGGACCGCGCCTCGCGGCGTCGGCGCCGAAGCCCGCAGCAGCGTGCCCCCGCCCTGCTGCGGCGCCCGGCCGAGGTAGCGCACCCGCACCCGCCCCACGCCCTGCGACAGCATCCCCAGTTCGCTCGCCGCCTCGCGCGACAGGTCGATGATCCGGCTGTCCACGAACGGCCCGCGGTCATTGATCCGCACCACCAGTCGCCGCCCGTTCTCCAGGTTCGTCACCTCGACCAGACCGGGCAGAGGCAGGGTCTTGTGGGCCGCCGTCAGGGCATGCATGTCGAACCGCTCGCCGGTCGAGGTCGGCCGCCCGTTGAAGGCGTCGCCGTACCAGGACGCCATCCCCACCTCTTCGTAATCCGGCTGTTCCTTGGGCGTGTACCAGCGGCCGCGCACCTGATACGGCCGCATCGTCCCCGACACGATCGGCGCCGGATCTTTGACGACCGGCGGACGGTCCTCGCCGCGCCCGGCGACCGTCCCGCGCACAACCGCGCCGCCGACAGTGGAACAGGCGGCCAGCAGCGAAAACAGCCCCAGGATCAGCGCGCCGCGCACTCCCTGTCCAAACGTCATCGACCCGCCTCGCAAAAAATACGAAAACAGGATGACCGAAGACATTTCCGCTTTGGTTAATGACCCGTTCGCCTGCTATGGCGTCCGCCTCCGCTGCGGCGGCAAGGAAGTGTGGCCGAGTGGTTTAAGGCACTGGTCTTGAAAACCAGCGACGGTGAGAGCCGTCCGTGGGTTCGAATCCCACCGCTTCCGCCACTATCCCTCGCTTAGCCCTTGCTATTACCCCGTCTGCCGTTAGGAACCCGGCTCCCTTGCCTGGAGCCCTGCCATGACGGCGACGAAACCGATGACGATCGGGATCGATTTCGGCACGACCAATACGGTCGTGGCCCTGACCGATGCGGATGGCCTCGCCCATCTCGTGACCTTTGACGCGGTCGAGGGCCAGACGACCACCTTCCGCTCGGCGCTCAGTTTCCAGACCCATCCGGGCGTGGACGGCCAGCCGCCCGAGCGTGTGGTCGAGGCCGGGCCCTGGGCCATCGCCGCCTATGTCGAGGATCCGCTGGAGACCCGCTTCATCCAGTCGTTCAAGACCTTCGCCGCCAGCGCCGCCTTCACCGAAACCCGGATCGACAACAAGCGCTACGCCTTCGAGGATCTGCTGGCCGCCTTCCTCTTGCGCCTGCGGCACCATGCCGGCGACGCCCTGACAGACGCCCCGCCCGCCGTCATCGTCGGCCGTCCCGTCACCTTTGCGGGCGGCAATCCGGACGAGACCCTGGCCCTGTCGCGCTATCAGACGGCGTTCCAACGGCTGGGCTTCACCGACATCCGCTATGCGCACGAGCCTGTCGGCGCCGCCTTCTATTTCGCGCGCCAGCTGAAGGCGGACGCCACGGTCCTGGTCGCCGACTTCGGCGGCGGCACCA
This genomic interval carries:
- a CDS encoding TatD family hydrolase; this translates as MLIDSHVNLHAPQFDEDRDAVIARAREAGVGLMVEISDKLTTFEATHGIAMANEDIWCTVGVHPHEAKDAADLTAATLIELAQRPKVVGIGECGLDFHYDLSPREVQAAVFRQHVAAARETGLPLVIHTREADDVMASILREEYAAGPFKMLMHCYTSGAELAKIAAEMGAWFSVSGIATFKAAEDVRAVIRDMPGDRIIVETDCPYLAPIPHRGRRNEPAYIGHVLDKLAQIRGWSAEEADRITTEAFFGLFDRIPRPA
- a CDS encoding DNA polymerase III subunit delta' produces the protein MSDHPRDRFDLIPDAAAETAFLDAWERGRLHHAWLLCGVEGTGKATFAYRAARRLLGATPDPASGPLGARRGDPVSRLISAQSHPDLLVLERLVEGGKTKKSISVDQSRELPEFFSKSPSQAQFRVAIIDAADDLNLNAANALLKVLEEPPERGVLFLVTHAPGRLLATIRSRCRRLSFPIWTPDRLETLVRNRTGAEREDAEHAAIMAGGSPGAALALASGATFEMDQLARRWVEGDVDRAEALAIADRFRGAEGQERFETLMDRLIAAVRMRALQSAPGAGNRWAELWERLQPLPERAAGLNLDKADVLAGALADLKRVQAQQERMG
- the tmk gene encoding dTMP kinase; this encodes MTRGQFISFEGGEGAGKSTQVGRLVARLQTVLGERNVVRTREPGGSKGAEVIRNLVVATDAEPWSAMTETLLMYASRSDHLERTIRPALAAGDWVVCDRFADSSRAYQGAGGGVAQSFIEQIDAGVVGNDQPDLTLVFDLPVEVGLERAFGRGLFETRFESKGLEFHQRLREGFLRIVEANPQRCVLIDAVGSLDEVEARVWQAVQDRLL
- a CDS encoding septal ring lytic transglycosylase RlpA family protein gives rise to the protein MTFGQGVRGALILGLFSLLAACSTVGGAVVRGTVAGRGEDRPPVVKDPAPIVSGTMRPYQVRGRWYTPKEQPDYEEVGMASWYGDAFNGRPTSTGERFDMHALTAAHKTLPLPGLVEVTNLENGRRLVVRINDRGPFVDSRIIDLSREAASELGMLSQGVGRVRVRYLGRAPQQGGGTLLRASAPTPRGAVPAGPPVSAPVIAPAPVAVAEVTTFWVQAGSFSDQVEAGRIADSLSGWVRADRGAGRFNVVVGPWDSANAAEAARQSVVARGYAGALLISGS